The following coding sequences lie in one Halorhodospira halophila genomic window:
- a CDS encoding FAD:protein FMN transferase → MTRLVSAGRALALAALAAAMGLAGCADEPDSTRLQFISLGTEVEIHILDAGDSDAEAAAKAARAEIDAISEAWEPTRGSELGPLNERLAAGEGMTVSKELIAILERAREMEERTGGRFSPAIGGLTELWGFSAQDGPLAEPPPAEEIEAWVEQAPRIADLSWDADRYVTSSNDAVRIDLGGIGKGFAGERAMAALREQGVRTALISLGGDLIALGAPADRPWRMGVRDPRAGTVLAAVEAHADESVFTSGDYERTFTHEDRRYHHILDPTTGYPAMGSRSMTVIHEDPVHADAAATALFIAGPEDWRALAEALEIRYALLIDREGVVRMSEAMAERVELRGEPETVHVE, encoded by the coding sequence ATGACACGCCTGGTTTCCGCGGGCCGCGCCCTGGCGCTGGCGGCCCTGGCCGCCGCCATGGGGCTGGCCGGCTGCGCCGATGAGCCGGATTCGACCCGACTGCAGTTCATCTCCCTGGGCACGGAGGTGGAGATCCATATCCTCGATGCCGGCGACAGCGACGCCGAGGCGGCCGCCAAGGCGGCCCGGGCGGAGATCGACGCCATCAGCGAGGCCTGGGAACCGACTCGCGGCTCGGAGCTCGGGCCGCTCAACGAGCGGCTCGCTGCCGGCGAGGGCATGACCGTCAGCAAGGAGCTGATCGCCATCCTCGAGCGCGCCCGCGAGATGGAGGAGCGCACCGGCGGGCGCTTCAGCCCGGCCATCGGCGGACTCACCGAGCTGTGGGGCTTTTCCGCCCAGGACGGCCCGCTGGCCGAGCCGCCACCGGCCGAGGAGATCGAGGCCTGGGTGGAGCAGGCGCCGCGCATCGCCGACCTGAGCTGGGATGCCGATCGCTACGTGACCAGCAGCAACGACGCGGTGCGCATCGACCTCGGCGGTATCGGTAAGGGGTTTGCCGGCGAGCGCGCCATGGCCGCCCTGCGCGAGCAAGGGGTGCGCACGGCGCTGATCAGCCTCGGCGGCGATCTGATCGCCCTGGGGGCGCCGGCGGATCGGCCTTGGCGGATGGGCGTCCGCGACCCCCGGGCCGGCACGGTGCTCGCCGCCGTCGAGGCGCACGCCGATGAGAGCGTGTTCACCTCCGGCGACTACGAGCGCACCTTCACCCACGAGGACCGCCGCTACCACCATATCCTCGACCCGACCACCGGTTACCCGGCCATGGGCAGCCGCTCGATGACGGTGATCCACGAAGACCCGGTCCACGCCGACGCCGCGGCCACGGCGCTGTTCATCGCCGGCCCCGAGGACTGGCGGGCCCTGGCCGAGGCGCTGGAGATCCGCTATGCGCTGCTCATCGACCGCGAGGGCGTGGTCCGGATGAGCGAGGCCATGGCCGAGCGGGTTGAGTTGCGGGGCGAACCGGAGACGGTCCACGTCGAGTGA
- a CDS encoding TonB family protein — MSEAPAVNDPAVQPDDRLGMALFLAVVAHALVILGVGLTWEGDERPQDASMMEVTLAYDEAETPPEDADYLADLDQDGGGVAEQAQIPSPVAGEPIPAVEAPEPGEPAAAPEARAESLIDSEQAETPTPPADEQPRAEERPSLQDLLDSRRQAAAAEAAALQQRLSQPREPTKRFLNARTRSHEAAAYMEAWTRKVEAVGNLNYPSEARERGLSGQLILEVTLMPDGSLEDVRIIQPSRHRLLDEAAVRIVRLGAPYPDVPEEVLEGQDRLVITRTWAFIEGRRVRAQ, encoded by the coding sequence GTGAGCGAGGCACCAGCCGTGAACGACCCCGCGGTGCAACCGGATGACCGTCTGGGCATGGCGCTGTTCCTCGCCGTGGTGGCCCACGCCCTGGTGATCCTGGGCGTGGGGCTGACCTGGGAGGGCGACGAGCGCCCCCAGGATGCCTCGATGATGGAGGTCACACTGGCCTACGACGAGGCCGAGACCCCCCCGGAGGACGCCGACTACCTGGCCGATCTGGACCAGGACGGCGGGGGCGTGGCTGAGCAGGCGCAGATCCCCTCACCGGTGGCCGGCGAACCGATCCCCGCCGTGGAAGCCCCCGAGCCGGGCGAACCGGCGGCCGCCCCTGAGGCGCGGGCCGAGTCCCTGATCGACAGCGAGCAGGCCGAGACGCCAACACCGCCCGCCGATGAGCAACCCCGGGCCGAGGAGCGGCCTTCGCTCCAGGATCTGCTCGACAGCCGGCGCCAGGCGGCCGCCGCCGAGGCGGCGGCGCTGCAGCAGCGGCTGAGCCAGCCCCGGGAGCCGACCAAGCGCTTTCTCAACGCCCGCACGCGCTCCCACGAGGCCGCCGCCTACATGGAGGCTTGGACGCGCAAGGTGGAGGCCGTGGGTAATCTCAACTACCCGAGCGAAGCCCGCGAGCGGGGGCTATCCGGGCAACTGATCCTCGAGGTAACGCTGATGCCGGACGGGTCGCTAGAGGACGTGCGCATCATCCAGCCGTCGCGCCACCGGCTGCTCGACGAGGCGGCGGTGCGCATCGTCCGGCTCGGTGCCCCGTACCCGGATGTACCCGAGGAGGTCCTCGAGGGGCAGGACCGCCTGGTGATCACCCGGACCTGGGCATTCATCGAGGGCCGGCGCGTGCGCGCTCAATAA
- a CDS encoding YqgE/AlgH family protein, translated as MSEQTGQGGDQLGSQFLIAMPALDDPNFAQTVTLLCEHSEDGAMGIVVNRPTEVTLGDLFRHLELEISDGCPQDQVVYAGGPVQRERGFVLHPAGQEWNATAPVCEGVALTTSRDILAALARGEGPERFLVALGYAGWGAGQLEEELAQNAWLSGPADARVIFDTDTSQRWRAAAAHLGVDIALLSSESGHA; from the coding sequence ATGAGCGAGCAAACCGGACAAGGCGGGGACCAGCTGGGCAGTCAGTTCCTGATCGCTATGCCGGCCCTGGACGACCCGAACTTCGCACAGACCGTGACGCTGCTCTGCGAGCACAGCGAGGACGGGGCGATGGGCATCGTGGTGAACCGACCCACCGAAGTCACCCTCGGCGATCTGTTCCGCCACCTGGAGCTGGAGATCAGCGACGGCTGCCCGCAGGATCAGGTCGTCTACGCCGGTGGACCCGTGCAGCGCGAGCGCGGCTTCGTGCTCCACCCGGCCGGACAGGAGTGGAACGCCACCGCGCCGGTCTGCGAGGGCGTGGCCCTGACCACGTCGCGGGACATCCTCGCCGCCCTGGCGCGGGGCGAGGGCCCGGAGCGCTTCCTGGTGGCGCTGGGTTACGCCGGCTGGGGCGCCGGCCAACTGGAGGAGGAGCTGGCCCAGAACGCCTGGCTCTCCGGCCCCGCCGATGCCCGGGTCATCTTCGACACCGATACCAGCCAGCGCTGGCGCGCCGCGGCCGCGCACCTGGGTGTGGACATCGCCCTGCTCTCCTCGGAAAGCGGGCATGCCTGA
- the ruvX gene encoding Holliday junction resolvase RuvX: MPEPPGGMLMGFDPGERHIGVAVGEALLGTARGVTTLSARHGQPDWAAVAGLLEHWAPAALVVGLPSHADGSDADSTALARRLAGRLHGRFGLPVHTIDERLSSRAAEERLDPRQRQRDPQAVHAEAAAVILETFFAQQGVA; the protein is encoded by the coding sequence ATGCCTGAGCCGCCCGGCGGCATGCTGATGGGCTTCGACCCCGGTGAGCGGCACATCGGCGTGGCCGTCGGCGAGGCCCTGTTGGGCACCGCCCGCGGCGTGACCACCCTCAGCGCACGCCACGGACAGCCGGACTGGGCGGCAGTCGCCGGGCTGCTTGAGCACTGGGCGCCGGCGGCGCTGGTGGTGGGGCTGCCCAGCCACGCCGACGGCAGCGATGCCGACAGCACCGCCCTGGCCCGGCGCCTGGCCGGCCGCCTGCACGGGCGCTTCGGGCTACCGGTGCACACCATCGACGAGCGCCTCTCCTCGCGTGCCGCGGAGGAGCGGCTCGACCCGCGGCAGCGCCAGCGCGACCCGCAGGCCGTGCACGCCGAGGCTGCCGCGGTCATCCTCGAGACCTTCTTTGCCCAGCAAGGGGTGGCATGA
- the pyrR gene encoding bifunctional pyr operon transcriptional regulator/uracil phosphoribosyltransferase PyrR: MTDAEIDVPQLLDTVAAEINTELERRGIRSPILVGIHTGGVWVARGLHDRLLARPPVGTLEVAFHRDDYATSGLKAAVQTSEVPVTLDGRAVLLVDDVIHTGRTTRAALNALFDYGRPQQVLLAVLVDRGGRELPVQPDVTGTRLELPGGQRLKLRGPEPLRFMLEGETP; the protein is encoded by the coding sequence ATGACTGACGCCGAGATCGACGTCCCGCAGTTGCTCGACACCGTCGCCGCGGAGATCAACACCGAGCTGGAGCGCCGCGGCATCCGCTCGCCGATCCTGGTGGGCATCCACACCGGCGGCGTGTGGGTGGCCCGCGGGCTGCACGACCGGCTCCTCGCCCGCCCGCCAGTGGGCACCCTGGAGGTCGCCTTCCACCGCGACGACTACGCGACCTCCGGGCTCAAGGCGGCGGTGCAGACCTCCGAGGTTCCAGTGACCCTGGACGGACGTGCTGTGCTGCTGGTCGATGACGTGATCCACACCGGCCGCACCACGCGGGCGGCGCTCAACGCCCTGTTCGACTACGGCCGCCCACAGCAGGTGCTCCTGGCCGTGCTGGTCGACCGCGGTGGACGGGAGCTGCCGGTCCAGCCGGATGTCACCGGGACCCGGCTCGAACTCCCCGGTGGGCAGCGGCTCAAGCTGCGCGGCCCCGAGCCGCTGCGCTTCATGCTGGAAGGAGAGACGCCGTGA
- a CDS encoding aspartate carbamoyltransferase catalytic subunit, whose protein sequence is MSVQLDPQGQLRHLVTTEGLPRELLARILDTAESFSGVLGKSVKKVPLLRGRTIINLFFEPSTRTRTTFELAAQRLSADVLNIDVATSSTSKGESLLDMLRNLEAMQCDAFVVRHADSGAAEFIARHVAPGVAVINAGDGRHAHPTQALLDAFTIRREKGPLEPLTIAIVGDILHSRVARSQIHALLGLGAGEVRVIGPRTLLPRDIGRLGVRVHEDMDAGLDGADVVMMLRLQRERMRGALLPSESEFFARYGLTERRLERTHPEAIVMHPGPVNRGVELDPQVADGPRSVILRQVTNGIAVRMAVMSMVLGGQGEIPTEPIEEASS, encoded by the coding sequence GTGAGCGTGCAACTCGACCCGCAGGGGCAGCTGCGCCACTTGGTCACCACCGAGGGGCTGCCCCGCGAGCTGCTCGCCCGCATTCTGGATACCGCCGAGTCGTTCTCCGGGGTTCTCGGCAAGTCGGTCAAGAAGGTTCCGCTGTTGCGCGGGCGGACCATCATCAACCTCTTCTTCGAGCCGAGCACGCGCACCCGCACGACCTTCGAGCTGGCTGCCCAGCGGCTCTCGGCCGATGTGCTCAACATCGACGTGGCCACCTCCTCCACCAGCAAGGGCGAGAGCCTGCTGGATATGCTGCGCAACCTCGAGGCGATGCAGTGCGACGCCTTTGTGGTCCGCCACGCCGACAGCGGCGCCGCCGAGTTCATCGCGCGCCATGTGGCCCCCGGGGTGGCGGTGATCAACGCCGGCGACGGGCGTCACGCCCACCCTACCCAGGCCCTGCTCGACGCTTTCACCATCCGCCGCGAAAAGGGCCCACTGGAGCCGCTGACCATCGCCATCGTTGGCGATATCCTCCACTCGCGGGTGGCCCGCTCGCAGATCCACGCCCTGCTCGGCCTCGGCGCTGGCGAGGTGCGGGTGATCGGGCCGCGCACGCTGCTCCCGCGGGATATCGGGCGGCTGGGGGTGCGGGTCCACGAGGACATGGATGCCGGGCTCGACGGCGCCGACGTGGTGATGATGCTGCGCCTGCAGCGCGAGCGGATGCGTGGCGCCCTGCTGCCGAGCGAGAGCGAGTTCTTCGCCCGCTACGGGCTGACCGAGCGGCGCCTGGAGCGCACCCACCCGGAGGCCATCGTCATGCACCCCGGCCCGGTCAACCGCGGCGTCGAGCTCGACCCCCAGGTGGCCGACGGGCCGCGCTCGGTGATCCTGCGCCAGGTCACAAACGGCATCGCGGTGCGCATGGCGGTCATGTCCATGGTCCTCGGCGGGCAGGGCGAGATCCCCACCGAACCGATCGAGGAGGCGTCGAGTTGA
- a CDS encoding dihydroorotase yields the protein MSRIHIHGGHVIDPASGLDEPRDVFIADGRILAVGTAPDGFAADRAIDATGQLVLPGLVDLAARLREPGATRKGGIVPESRAAAAGGITTLLLPPDTRPAMDTPSVVELVHSRAQVADAARVRPLGALTRELDGEYLAEMAALRDAGCPAVCDGGRPVANTLVLRRALDYAATFSLPVVLTPEDPSLADSGRVHEGETATRLGLPGQPAATETAAVGRILALVEESGNPVHLGRLSTARAAAMVAEARRAQLPVTADVAIHQLLFTEQDCDAYNTAAHVRPPLRTAQDRDGLRRAVAEGAITAICSDHQPHDPDAKICPFADSEPGVSGVDTLLGLTLRLVDEGLLSIAEAVDRVTLGPARALGLEAGTLTPGAAADVAVVDPRQTWRVTPESLHSRGRNSLVLGQELAGRATATLVAGRIVYPRTP from the coding sequence TTGAGCCGCATCCACATCCACGGCGGGCACGTCATCGACCCGGCCAGCGGCCTGGACGAGCCGCGCGATGTATTCATCGCCGACGGGCGGATCCTCGCCGTGGGCACGGCGCCGGACGGGTTCGCCGCCGACCGGGCCATCGACGCCACCGGGCAGCTGGTCCTCCCCGGCCTGGTGGACCTGGCCGCGCGGCTGCGCGAGCCCGGCGCCACGCGCAAGGGCGGCATCGTCCCGGAGAGCCGGGCGGCGGCGGCCGGCGGGATCACCACCCTGCTCCTGCCCCCGGACACCCGGCCAGCCATGGACACGCCGTCGGTGGTGGAGCTGGTGCACAGCCGCGCGCAGGTGGCCGATGCCGCCCGCGTGCGGCCGCTCGGGGCGCTGACCCGCGAGCTCGATGGCGAGTACCTGGCCGAGATGGCCGCCCTGCGCGACGCCGGCTGCCCGGCGGTCTGCGACGGCGGCCGCCCCGTCGCCAACACCCTGGTGTTGCGGCGCGCACTGGACTATGCAGCCACCTTCTCGCTGCCGGTCGTCCTCACCCCGGAGGATCCGAGCCTGGCCGACAGCGGCCGCGTCCACGAGGGCGAGACCGCCACCCGGCTGGGGCTGCCCGGGCAGCCGGCGGCGACCGAGACCGCCGCCGTCGGGCGGATCCTGGCCCTCGTCGAGGAGAGCGGCAACCCGGTCCACCTGGGCCGGCTGTCCACGGCGCGCGCCGCCGCCATGGTCGCCGAGGCGCGCCGGGCACAGCTGCCGGTGACCGCCGACGTGGCCATCCACCAGCTGCTGTTCACCGAACAGGACTGCGACGCCTACAACACCGCCGCCCACGTCCGCCCGCCGCTGCGCACCGCGCAGGACCGCGACGGGCTGCGCCGGGCGGTGGCCGAGGGGGCGATCACCGCCATCTGCTCGGACCACCAGCCCCACGACCCTGACGCCAAGATCTGCCCCTTCGCCGACAGCGAACCCGGTGTCAGCGGCGTCGACACCCTGCTCGGGCTGACCCTGCGCCTGGTCGACGAGGGGCTGCTGTCGATCGCCGAGGCGGTCGACCGGGTCACCCTGGGCCCGGCCCGGGCGCTCGGCCTGGAGGCCGGCACCCTGACGCCCGGCGCCGCCGCCGATGTGGCGGTCGTCGATCCGCGACAGACCTGGCGGGTGACCCCCGAGAGCCTGCACAGCCGCGGCCGCAACTCCCTGGTCCTGGGCCAGGAGCTGGCCGGCCGCGCCACCGCCACCCTGGTCGCCGGGCGCATCGTCTATCCCCGCACCCCGTGA
- the trxA gene encoding thioredoxin, translating into MSASPNVVDVTIENFKEQAIDASMQQPVLIYFWAQWCEPCKTLSPLLEKLADEYQGGFRLAKVDCDQQQQLATQVGVQSLPTALLVKEGQPVDQFMGAVPEGELRQWLGQYVEAPETDPYEQARELMSEGRSTEAVPYLRAAREQRPDEAGVTIDLARALLQSGDADEAFTLVEGLSANDQQDPRAQGILARKEFAERVRDLPALEALEQRVEADAGDGQARLELALRLVVAGGELEALDHLLHLVQRDPERRDEAHQVALQVLGMLGPEHPEARRYRQRLFQLLH; encoded by the coding sequence GTGAGCGCTTCGCCCAACGTCGTCGATGTCACCATCGAGAATTTCAAGGAACAGGCCATCGATGCCTCGATGCAGCAGCCTGTGCTGATCTACTTCTGGGCGCAGTGGTGTGAGCCCTGCAAGACCCTCAGCCCGCTGCTGGAAAAGCTGGCCGATGAGTATCAGGGCGGCTTCCGCCTGGCCAAGGTGGACTGCGACCAGCAACAGCAGCTGGCCACGCAGGTGGGGGTGCAGAGCCTACCCACCGCCCTGCTGGTCAAGGAAGGACAACCGGTGGACCAGTTCATGGGCGCCGTCCCCGAGGGGGAGCTGCGCCAGTGGCTGGGCCAGTACGTGGAGGCCCCCGAGACGGACCCCTATGAACAGGCCCGGGAGCTGATGAGCGAAGGCCGCTCCACCGAGGCGGTCCCGTACCTGCGCGCTGCCCGGGAACAGCGTCCCGATGAGGCCGGGGTCACCATCGACCTGGCCCGCGCGCTGCTGCAAAGCGGTGACGCCGACGAGGCCTTCACGCTGGTTGAGGGGCTGTCTGCCAACGATCAGCAGGACCCGCGGGCGCAGGGGATCCTCGCGCGCAAGGAGTTCGCCGAACGGGTGCGCGACCTGCCCGCGCTCGAGGCGCTGGAGCAGCGTGTGGAGGCCGACGCCGGCGACGGCCAGGCCCGCCTGGAACTGGCCTTGCGCCTGGTGGTAGCCGGCGGCGAGCTGGAGGCCCTGGACCACCTGCTCCACCTCGTCCAGCGCGACCCGGAGCGTCGTGACGAGGCCCACCAGGTGGCGCTCCAGGTCCTCGGCATGCTCGGCCCCGAGCACCCGGAGGCGCGCCGCTACCGCCAGCGGCTGTTCCAGCTGCTGCACTGA
- a CDS encoding lytic transglycosylase domain-containing protein: protein MRMHANWLIGGCGLVFASLGAYHLHHSPWAAERGAAGADCSEQLERLRASAGMPEVSRAVVETIVEDRQAERDQPVGSNRAIPREHLDELIDEAAEVTGLSADLIRAVVRTESDYRPGVVSSAGAVGLMQVRPMAAVDVGERVTEWLERFGEREGLEIEAEDLADPRLNILLGSHYLAHLHERYASYGEPMATWLALAAYNWGPGNVYRNLLSNPNLQNLEDLRWLLHRRAPYETRAFIDRVLERSGKRAEEAGEAI, encoded by the coding sequence ATGCGCATGCACGCCAACTGGCTCATCGGCGGCTGTGGTCTGGTGTTCGCCTCGCTCGGGGCGTATCACCTGCACCACTCGCCGTGGGCGGCCGAGCGGGGTGCGGCTGGCGCCGACTGCTCCGAACAGCTCGAGCGCCTGCGCGCCTCGGCCGGGATGCCCGAGGTGTCCCGGGCGGTGGTCGAGACCATCGTCGAGGACCGGCAGGCCGAGCGCGACCAGCCGGTGGGCTCCAACCGGGCGATCCCGCGCGAGCACCTTGACGAGCTGATCGACGAGGCGGCTGAGGTCACCGGCCTGAGCGCCGATCTGATCCGTGCCGTGGTGCGCACCGAGAGCGACTACCGCCCGGGGGTGGTGAGCAGTGCCGGGGCGGTGGGCCTGATGCAGGTCCGCCCGATGGCAGCGGTGGACGTTGGCGAGCGCGTAACGGAGTGGCTCGAGCGCTTCGGCGAGCGCGAGGGCCTGGAGATCGAGGCCGAGGATCTGGCCGACCCGCGGCTGAACATCCTCCTCGGCAGCCATTACTTGGCCCACCTCCACGAGCGCTACGCCAGCTACGGCGAGCCGATGGCCACATGGCTGGCCCTGGCCGCCTACAACTGGGGGCCGGGCAACGTCTACCGCAACTTGCTCTCCAACCCGAACCTGCAGAACCTCGAGGATCTGCGCTGGTTGCTCCACCGCCGGGCCCCGTACGAGACCCGGGCGTTCATCGACCGCGTGCTCGAGCGCAGCGGCAAGCGGGCCGAGGAGGCCGGCGAGGCCATCTGA
- a CDS encoding YggS family pyridoxal phosphate-dependent enzyme — MSEIASRLAAVQERVRAAEASHGRPAGSVQILAVSKRHPGAAIRAAHAAGQPAFGENYLQEAAEKQAELADLDIQWHFIGGVQSNKTREVAERFDWIHTVDRAKIARRLSEQRPSDREALNVCLQVNISEEPQKAGCPPDDVFELAAAVDGLPRLRLRGLMALPAPAEAFAEQRQPLARLRKLREELHERGHRELDTLSMGMSADLEAAIAEGATIIRIGTAIFGPRM; from the coding sequence ATGAGCGAAATCGCCAGCCGCCTGGCCGCGGTGCAGGAGCGCGTCCGCGCCGCCGAGGCCAGCCACGGCCGCCCGGCCGGCAGCGTGCAGATCCTGGCGGTCAGCAAACGCCACCCGGGGGCCGCCATCCGTGCCGCCCACGCCGCCGGGCAGCCCGCCTTCGGCGAGAACTACTTGCAGGAGGCCGCCGAGAAGCAGGCGGAACTGGCCGATCTGGACATCCAGTGGCACTTTATCGGCGGGGTACAGTCGAACAAAACCCGCGAGGTGGCCGAGCGCTTTGACTGGATTCACACCGTCGACCGGGCCAAGATCGCCCGCCGGCTCAGTGAGCAGCGCCCGAGCGATCGAGAAGCGCTTAACGTCTGCCTGCAGGTGAACATCAGCGAGGAGCCGCAGAAGGCCGGCTGCCCGCCGGACGACGTCTTCGAGCTCGCCGCCGCCGTGGACGGCCTGCCGAGGCTGCGCCTGCGCGGGCTGATGGCCCTGCCGGCACCGGCCGAGGCGTTCGCCGAGCAGCGCCAGCCGCTGGCCCGGCTGCGCAAGCTGCGCGAGGAGCTCCACGAGCGCGGCCACCGCGAGCTGGACACGCTGTCGATGGGGATGTCGGCGGACCTCGAGGCGGCCATCGCCGAGGGCGCCACCATCATACGGATCGGTACCGCGATCTTCGGGCCGCGGATGTAG
- the proC gene encoding pyrroline-5-carboxylate reductase encodes MAQHARIAFIGGGNMARSLIGGLIADGYPATHIVASEPETERRERLAGELGIETCADNAAAAEAADAVILAVKPQVMRGVAEALGPIIARRGAVAISIAAGIRLGDLQRWLGAGTAIVRTMPNTPSLVQSGATALYANEQASEAQRELAETLLRAVGQTRWLENEQQMDAVTAISGSGPAYFFLVMEALEEAGVELGLDRETARLLTLETATGAARMALESDDPPAQLRQRVTSPGGTTERALEVLEASDLRGALQRAAEAAATRADELGNLLGEQ; translated from the coding sequence ATGGCCCAGCACGCGCGCATCGCCTTCATCGGAGGCGGCAACATGGCCCGCTCGCTTATCGGCGGGCTGATCGCCGACGGCTACCCGGCCACGCACATCGTCGCCAGCGAGCCCGAGACCGAGCGCCGCGAACGCCTGGCCGGCGAACTGGGCATCGAGACCTGCGCCGACAACGCGGCGGCGGCGGAGGCCGCAGATGCCGTCATCCTGGCCGTCAAACCGCAGGTCATGCGCGGCGTGGCCGAGGCGCTCGGGCCGATCATCGCCCGGCGCGGCGCGGTGGCGATCTCCATCGCCGCCGGCATCCGCCTGGGCGATCTGCAGCGCTGGCTCGGCGCCGGAACGGCCATCGTGCGCACCATGCCCAACACCCCCTCGCTGGTACAGAGCGGTGCTACGGCGCTCTATGCCAACGAGCAGGCCAGTGAAGCGCAGCGCGAGCTGGCCGAGACCCTGCTGCGCGCCGTGGGGCAGACCCGGTGGCTGGAGAACGAGCAGCAGATGGACGCAGTGACCGCCATCTCCGGCAGCGGTCCGGCGTACTTCTTCCTGGTCATGGAGGCGTTGGAGGAGGCTGGCGTGGAGCTCGGCCTGGACCGCGAAACGGCCCGTCTGCTGACCCTGGAGACGGCCACCGGGGCGGCCCGCATGGCCCTGGAATCCGACGATCCGCCGGCGCAGCTGCGCCAGCGGGTGACCTCACCGGGGGGCACCACCGAGCGCGCCCTCGAAGTCCTGGAAGCGTCCGATCTGCGCGGTGCCTTGCAGCGGGCGGCCGAAGCCGCCGCGACCCGCGCCGATGAGCTTGGCAACCTGCTAGGGGAGCAGTAA
- a CDS encoding YggT family protein, with protein MESNHFADALIFLIATAFSLYILAVLLRFLLQTVRADFFNPISQFLVRATSPVLNPLRRVIPGVGGIDLAAIVLMFVLQLAALYIIFLLAYGQQPPLGPLAIEAVGRLLGLVLNLYTVLILIGVIISWVNPTASHPGLHLLQQLVNPILRPIRSFMPDMGGLDLSPLVALVLIHVVRMLTVYPLRGQVPLPM; from the coding sequence ATGGAATCCAACCACTTCGCCGACGCCCTGATCTTCCTGATCGCCACCGCCTTCTCGCTCTACATCCTGGCGGTCCTGCTGCGCTTCTTGCTGCAGACGGTGCGTGCCGACTTCTTCAACCCGATCTCGCAGTTCCTGGTGCGCGCCACCTCACCGGTGCTCAACCCCCTGCGCCGGGTCATCCCCGGGGTCGGCGGCATCGATCTGGCGGCGATCGTACTGATGTTCGTCCTGCAACTGGCGGCGCTCTACATCATCTTCCTGCTCGCCTACGGGCAGCAGCCGCCGCTCGGGCCGCTGGCGATCGAGGCGGTGGGACGCCTGCTGGGCCTGGTACTGAACCTCTATACGGTGCTGATCCTGATCGGCGTGATCATCAGCTGGGTCAACCCCACCGCTAGCCACCCGGGGCTGCACCTGCTCCAGCAGCTGGTCAACCCGATCCTGCGCCCGATCCGCTCCTTCATGCCGGATATGGGCGGACTGGACCTCTCGCCGCTGGTCGCCTTGGTGCTGATCCACGTGGTGCGGATGCTCACCGTCTACCCGCTGCGTGGCCAGGTACCACTGCCCATGTAG
- a CDS encoding DUF167 domain-containing protein, producing the protein MPWITPDPEHDAWLVHVRVTPRAKREALDVQGERLRVRLNTPPVEGKANAALCKLLARQFGVAKSAVTLLRGERSRDKTLRITAPKQWPEGLPRPEAPPPT; encoded by the coding sequence ATGCCCTGGATCACCCCGGACCCGGAACACGACGCCTGGCTGGTGCACGTCCGCGTCACCCCACGGGCCAAGCGGGAGGCGCTGGACGTGCAGGGCGAGCGACTGCGCGTGCGCCTGAACACCCCACCGGTTGAGGGCAAGGCCAACGCCGCCCTGTGCAAGCTGCTGGCCCGGCAGTTCGGCGTGGCCAAGTCGGCCGTGACGCTGCTGCGCGGTGAGCGCAGCCGGGACAAGACCCTGCGCATCACGGCTCCCAAGCAGTGGCCGGAGGGGCTGCCGCGCCCGGAAGCCCCCCCGCCAACCTGA